CGTTTTTTTGTGCTTTTAGCTTTTGGATTTGACTTTGCCATATCTCTAGTGATTATTTAGTTGCCTTTTTCTTGTTAGCAACTGTTTTACGTTTTCCTTTTCTGGTTCTTGAGTTGTTTTTTGTACGTTGACCACGTAACGGAAGACCCGCTCTGTGTCTAATACCTCTGTAACAACCAATGTCCATTAAGCGCTTAATGCTTAACTGCACTTCACTACGTAACTCACCTTCGATTTTGAAAGACCCAACTGCGTCACGAATAGCACCGATTTCATCATCGTTCCATTCACTTACTTTTTTGTCTTCGCTAACTCCGGCTTTTCCCAATATATCCTTCGCACGGCTATTACCAATTCCGAAGATATACGTTAACGCGATTACACCCCTTTTTTGCTTTGGGATATCTACACCTGCGATTCTTGCCATAACTTATCCTTGTCTTTGTTTGAACCTAGGGTTCTTTTTATTAATTACATATAATCTGCCCTTTCTGCGAACAATCTTGCAGTCGGCACTTCTCTTTTTAACTGATGCTCTAACTTTCATAATAGCTTAGTATCTGTATGTGATTCGAGCCTTTGTTAAATCGTATGGGCTCATTTCTAATTTTACTTTATCTCCAGGCAACAACTTAATATAATGCATACGCATCTTACCTGATATGTGCGCAGTAACCACGTGACCATTCTCTAGTTCCACTCTAAACATTGCGTTAGACAATGCTTCAATGATAGTTCCATCTTGTTCTATTGCGGGTTGTTTGGCCATAATTATGCTACTGCTTTTCTGTTTTTACCTGACTTCATTAATCCATCGTAATGACGATTTAACAAGTAAGAGTTAATTTGTTGCATGGTATCGATAGCAACCCCAACCATAATTAAGAGTGAGGTACCACCAAAGAACAATGCCCAACCTTGTTGTACTCCTAACAATTTCACTACAAATGCAGGGAAGATTGCCACAAGTGCTAAGAATATAGATCCTGGCAAGGTAATTTGAGACATAATTCTGTCTAAAAACTCTGCAGTATCTGTTCCTGGTTTAATTCCTGGAATAAAACCACCGCTTCGTTTCAAGTCGTCTGCCATTTTATTAGTAGGCACTGTAATAGCCGTATAGAAATATGTAAAGATGATAATCAATGCCGCAAACACAACATTATACCATAATCCGAAGATATCACTAAACGTTGCCAACATACTCTGACCCCATTCGGTATCTTTAATAGATCCTAAATTGGCCAATGCTGTTGGAACAAACATCAATGCTTGAGCAAAGATGATTGGCATTACACCAGAAGCATTCAATTTTAATGGAATGAACTGACGCGCACCAAAAATATTCTTTTCATACCCACCGCTAGCTGTACGTCGTGCATATTGGACGGGAATTTTTCGTACTGCCATGACTAACATGACGCAGGCAAGTATAATCACAAACCAAATTACCAATTCTATTAACACAAACATGATACTACTTGACGCAATTTCTTGTGCAAATGATTGTGGTAATGTTGCAATAATACCAACCATAATTAAAATAGAGATACCGTTACCAATACCTTTATCTGTAATCTTTTCACCTAGCCACATTGCAAAAATACAACCTGTTACTAAGATGATCGTTGAAGAAATGTAAAACACTGGTGTTTTTCCTAAAATAAATGCATCGGCAGGAACCCCAAGAGCCTCCAAACCAAACAAGTAACTCGGAGCCTGCACCAAACAAATACCGATGGTCAACCAACGTGTAATTTGTGTGATTTTCTTTCTTCCACTTTCTCCTTCTTTCTGTAATTTCTGAAGATACGGAACTGCAATTTGCATTAACTGAACTACAATAGAAGCAGAAATGTAAGGCATAATACCCAATGCAAAAACGGATGCATTTGCAAATGCACCACCTGTAAAGGCATTTAATAGTCCTCCAATTCCACCTGCATCAAAGTTACCAGCAAATCCGCCCAATTTTGAAGCATCAATATTCGGCAATACTACCTGCGCACCAAAACGGTACACTAGCAAAAGCCCTAGTGTAACCAAGATACGGTTACGAAGCTCTTCTATTCTCCAGACATTTTTTAAGTTCTCGATAAATTTCATCCGTATCTATATTACAATGTTATTACTTCACCTCCAGCAGCTTCAATAGCTTCTTTTGCTGAGGCAGTAAACTTGTGTGCAGACACTTTTAATTTAGCTTTCAATTCTCCTCTACCTAAAATCTTCACCATCTCATTCTTTCTGGCCAAACGAAGACTTACCATTGTTTCGAAGTCTAACGTATCTTTAATCTTTTTGTCGTCAACCAATTGTTGAAGCGTATCAATGTTTACACCTTGATATTCTTTGCGATTGATATTCGTAAATCCAAATTTAGGAACACGACGT
This Rasiella rasia DNA region includes the following protein-coding sequences:
- the rpsM gene encoding 30S ribosomal protein S13, encoding MARIAGVDIPKQKRGVIALTYIFGIGNSRAKDILGKAGVSEDKKVSEWNDDEIGAIRDAVGSFKIEGELRSEVQLSIKRLMDIGCYRGIRHRAGLPLRGQRTKNNSRTRKGKRKTVANKKKATK
- the ykgO gene encoding type B 50S ribosomal protein L36, whose amino-acid sequence is MKVRASVKKRSADCKIVRRKGRLYVINKKNPRFKQRQG
- the infA gene encoding translation initiation factor IF-1; its protein translation is MAKQPAIEQDGTIIEALSNAMFRVELENGHVVTAHISGKMRMHYIKLLPGDKVKLEMSPYDLTKARITYRY
- the secY gene encoding preprotein translocase subunit SecY, whose protein sequence is MKFIENLKNVWRIEELRNRILVTLGLLLVYRFGAQVVLPNIDASKLGGFAGNFDAGGIGGLLNAFTGGAFANASVFALGIMPYISASIVVQLMQIAVPYLQKLQKEGESGRKKITQITRWLTIGICLVQAPSYLFGLEALGVPADAFILGKTPVFYISSTIILVTGCIFAMWLGEKITDKGIGNGISILIMVGIIATLPQSFAQEIASSSIMFVLIELVIWFVIILACVMLVMAVRKIPVQYARRTASGGYEKNIFGARQFIPLKLNASGVMPIIFAQALMFVPTALANLGSIKDTEWGQSMLATFSDIFGLWYNVVFAALIIIFTYFYTAITVPTNKMADDLKRSGGFIPGIKPGTDTAEFLDRIMSQITLPGSIFLALVAIFPAFVVKLLGVQQGWALFFGGTSLLIMVGVAIDTMQQINSYLLNRHYDGLMKSGKNRKAVA
- the rplO gene encoding 50S ribosomal protein L15, which translates into the protein MDLNNLKPAEGSTHREGKRLGRGQGSGKAGTSGRGHKGAKSRSGYSKKIGFEGGQMPLQRRVPKFGFTNINRKEYQGVNIDTLQQLVDDKKIKDTLDFETMVSLRLARKNEMVKILGRGELKAKLKVSAHKFTASAKEAIEAAGGEVITL